A single region of the Salarchaeum japonicum genome encodes:
- a CDS encoding class I SAM-dependent methyltransferase produces the protein MPDLAVLVAKPDAEASIESLRAEGVYDDDRRVRERDDDRVELPVLAAPAETDVLATVEQTDPDYRSRGLDDLLRERGWSEAERERAPSSWAVVGDVLLADFTDCPRPGEVADALLTLHREADTVLDRGPVSGEFRTPTVTVLAGSGDTETVHVEHGTKYALDLSRVMFSPGNQHERARMGDLAVEGERVLDMFAGIGYFALPMARAGADVTAVEKNPDAFRYLAENAQLNEVSDSMNLVLGDCRDVETTADRVVMGYYDALDPDADYLATALDALAPGGTLHAHATVHETDLPDAPRERVEAAARNADRAVESVAVRRVKSHAEGVWHVVADVRLA, from the coding sequence ATGCCTGACCTCGCCGTCCTCGTCGCGAAACCCGACGCCGAGGCCAGCATCGAGAGCCTGCGCGCCGAAGGCGTGTACGACGACGACCGACGCGTCCGCGAGCGCGACGACGACCGCGTCGAACTCCCCGTGCTCGCCGCGCCCGCCGAGACGGACGTGCTCGCCACCGTCGAACAGACCGACCCGGACTACCGCTCCCGGGGCCTGGACGACCTGCTCCGCGAGCGCGGCTGGAGCGAGGCCGAACGCGAGCGCGCGCCGTCCTCGTGGGCGGTCGTCGGCGACGTGCTGCTCGCGGACTTCACGGACTGCCCGCGACCGGGCGAGGTCGCGGACGCGCTCCTTACCCTCCATCGGGAGGCCGACACCGTCCTCGACCGCGGCCCCGTCAGCGGGGAGTTCCGCACGCCCACGGTCACCGTGCTCGCCGGGAGCGGCGACACCGAGACAGTCCACGTCGAGCACGGCACGAAGTACGCGCTCGACCTCTCGCGCGTGATGTTCTCGCCCGGAAACCAGCACGAGCGCGCCCGGATGGGCGACCTCGCCGTCGAGGGCGAGCGCGTGCTCGACATGTTCGCCGGCATCGGGTACTTCGCGCTCCCGATGGCGCGCGCCGGCGCGGACGTGACCGCCGTCGAGAAGAACCCCGACGCGTTCCGCTACCTCGCGGAGAACGCCCAGCTCAACGAGGTCTCGGACTCGATGAACCTCGTGCTCGGGGACTGCCGGGACGTCGAGACGACCGCCGACCGCGTCGTGATGGGGTACTACGACGCGCTCGACCCGGACGCCGACTACCTCGCCACCGCGCTCGACGCCCTCGCGCCCGGTGGAACCCTCCACGCGCACGCCACCGTCCACGAAACCGACCTCCCCGACGCGCCCCGCGAGCGCGTCGAAGCGGCCGCACGGAACGCAGACCGCGCCGTCGAATCCGTCGCGGTTCGGCGCGTGAAATCCCACGCGGAGGGCGTCTGGCACGTCGTCGCCGACGTTCGTCTCGCGTAG
- a CDS encoding 60S ribosomal export protein NMD3 → MSTESATFCPRCGDPTTEAETGATRRERALCNDCYFDDFDLVDVPDTIEVRVCARCGAVHRGNRWVDVGAQDYTDIAIEETTEALGVHVGASEFDWQVRPEQVDATTIRMHCRFSGIVRGEPMTEEVTVPVRISKETCLRCGRIAGDYYASVVQVRAVGDRTPTTEETERAKEIANDIVADMEATGDRNAFVTELSEKPEGLDMKLSTTKIGKNVSRKLTEEFGGSFSDSETLVTEDEDGNEVYRVTFAVRLPEFVAGDVIDLEDDDGGPVLVRSVRGNLKGVRVTTGEPYEASYEVGDAPDARKLGTTEDAVDTTVVTVEDENAVQLLDPETYEAKTVARPDYMDESSDTVPVLRSREGIHVLPDA, encoded by the coding sequence ATGAGTACCGAGTCCGCCACGTTCTGCCCGCGCTGTGGCGACCCCACGACGGAAGCGGAGACGGGGGCGACGCGACGCGAGCGGGCGCTCTGCAACGACTGCTACTTCGACGACTTCGACCTCGTGGACGTCCCGGACACCATCGAGGTTCGGGTGTGCGCGCGCTGCGGCGCGGTTCACCGCGGGAACCGCTGGGTGGACGTGGGCGCGCAGGACTACACCGACATCGCCATCGAGGAGACGACGGAGGCGCTCGGCGTGCACGTCGGCGCGAGCGAGTTCGACTGGCAGGTGCGCCCCGAGCAGGTGGACGCGACCACCATCCGGATGCACTGCCGCTTTTCGGGGATCGTTCGCGGCGAACCGATGACCGAGGAGGTCACCGTTCCCGTCCGCATCTCGAAGGAGACCTGCCTGCGCTGTGGCCGCATCGCCGGCGACTACTACGCGAGCGTCGTCCAGGTGCGCGCCGTCGGCGACCGCACGCCCACCACCGAGGAGACGGAGCGCGCGAAGGAAATCGCGAACGACATCGTCGCGGACATGGAGGCGACCGGCGACCGGAACGCGTTCGTCACCGAACTCTCGGAGAAACCGGAGGGCCTCGACATGAAGCTCTCCACGACGAAAATCGGGAAGAACGTCAGCCGCAAACTCACCGAGGAGTTCGGCGGCTCCTTCTCCGACTCGGAGACGCTCGTCACCGAGGACGAGGACGGCAACGAGGTGTACCGGGTGACGTTCGCGGTTCGCCTCCCCGAGTTCGTCGCCGGCGACGTCATCGACCTCGAAGACGACGACGGAGGCCCCGTGCTCGTGCGTTCGGTTCGTGGGAACCTCAAGGGCGTGCGCGTGACGACGGGCGAGCCGTACGAGGCGAGCTACGAGGTCGGGGACGCGCCCGACGCCCGGAAACTCGGCACCACCGAGGACGCCGTGGACACCACCGTCGTCACCGTGGAGGACGAGAACGCCGTCCAACTCCTCGACCCGGAGACGTACGAGGCGAAGACCGTCGCGCGCCCGGACTACATGGACGAGTCGAGCGACACCGTCCCCGTCCTCCGGAGCCGCGAGGGCATCCACGTCCTCCCCGATGCCTGA
- the radA gene encoding DNA repair and recombination protein RadA: MPADADLETLSGVGPATAEKLRDAGYESFQSIAVASPGELSNTADVGDSTAADIIQSAREEADVGGFETGSAILEQRQRIGKLTWNVPDVDELLGGGVETQSITEVYGEFGAGKSQVTHELAVTAQLPQEQGGLHGRVIFLDSEDTFRPERIDDMVRGLSDEQLAATMEDREIEGEPGDDDAMEELIQDFLDKIHVAKAFNSNHQMLLAEKAKEIGSEYEDDDYPVRLLCVDSLTAHFRAEYVGRGELANRQQKLNKHLHDLEKVGNLYNSAVVVTNQVQSNPDAFFGDPTKPVGGNILGHKSTFRIYLRKSKNDKRIVRLVDAPNLADGEAVMRVQDGGLKPE; encoded by the coding sequence ATGCCAGCAGACGCAGACCTCGAAACCCTCTCCGGCGTCGGGCCCGCCACGGCCGAGAAACTCCGCGACGCGGGCTACGAGTCCTTCCAGAGCATCGCCGTCGCCAGCCCCGGCGAACTCTCGAACACCGCGGACGTCGGCGACTCCACGGCCGCCGACATCATCCAGAGCGCCCGCGAGGAAGCCGACGTGGGCGGGTTCGAGACCGGGAGCGCCATCCTCGAACAGCGCCAGCGCATCGGGAAACTCACGTGGAACGTCCCCGACGTGGACGAACTTCTCGGCGGCGGCGTCGAAACCCAGTCCATCACGGAAGTCTACGGCGAGTTCGGTGCCGGAAAGTCCCAGGTCACGCACGAACTCGCGGTGACGGCCCAGCTCCCCCAGGAGCAGGGCGGCCTGCACGGCCGCGTCATCTTCCTCGACAGCGAGGACACCTTCCGCCCCGAACGCATCGACGACATGGTTCGCGGCCTCTCCGACGAACAGCTCGCGGCGACGATGGAAGACCGCGAAATCGAAGGTGAACCCGGCGACGACGACGCGATGGAGGAACTCATCCAGGACTTCCTCGACAAGATTCACGTCGCGAAAGCCTTCAACTCCAACCACCAGATGCTCCTCGCCGAGAAGGCGAAGGAGATCGGGAGCGAGTACGAGGACGACGACTACCCCGTCCGCCTCCTCTGCGTGGACTCCCTCACCGCGCACTTCCGCGCCGAGTACGTCGGCCGCGGCGAGCTCGCGAACCGACAGCAGAAACTCAACAAGCACCTCCACGACCTCGAAAAGGTCGGGAACCTCTACAACAGCGCCGTCGTCGTCACGAACCAGGTGCAGTCCAACCCCGACGCGTTCTTCGGCGACCCCACGAAGCCGGTCGGCGGGAACATCCTCGGCCACAAGTCCACGTTCCGCATCTACCTCCGGAAATCCAAGAACGACAAGCGCATCGTCCGCCTCGTCGACGCGCCCAACCTCGCCGACGGCGAAGCCGTCATGCGCGTCCAGGACGGCGGCCTGAAACCCGAATAA
- a CDS encoding iron-sulfur cluster assembly scaffold protein produces MSMGSDMYRQQILDHYKNPRNYGELPDPTFTHEGYNPSCGDEIEFDVTLADDGETIETVAWDGDGCAISQASASMLSGKLPGMTLDEVDDLDRDDVLEMLGVEVTPMRIKCAVLAEKVVQDGARVYQGELEKAATSTEDDE; encoded by the coding sequence ATGAGCATGGGTTCGGACATGTACCGGCAGCAGATCCTCGACCACTACAAGAACCCCCGGAACTACGGGGAACTGCCGGACCCGACGTTCACCCACGAGGGCTACAACCCCTCCTGTGGCGACGAAATCGAGTTCGACGTGACTCTCGCCGACGACGGCGAAACCATCGAGACCGTCGCGTGGGACGGCGACGGCTGCGCCATCAGTCAGGCGTCCGCGAGCATGCTCTCCGGGAAACTCCCGGGGATGACGCTCGACGAGGTCGACGACCTCGACCGCGACGACGTACTGGAGATGCTCGGCGTCGAGGTGACGCCGATGCGCATCAAGTGCGCGGTGCTCGCGGAGAAGGTCGTGCAGGACGGCGCGCGCGTCTACCAGGGCGAACTCGAAAAAGCCGCCACCAGCACCGAAGACGACGAATAA
- a CDS encoding aminotransferase class V-fold PLP-dependent enzyme — protein MATGEQSPLDVERVREDFPILDREVGDGVPLVYFDNAATTQTPNEVIDTFGDYYRGYNANVHRGIHQLSQEASIAYEEAHDRLAEFVGASGEREEMIFTKNTTEAANLVAYAWGLNELGEGDEIVLTEMEHHSTLVTWQQMAKRTGAEVKYIRVDPEDGSLDMEHAKELIGPDTAMVSVVHVSNVLGTVNPLSELADMAHEHDALIFGDGAQAVPNRPVDVEDLDVDFYAFSGHKMAGPTGVGGLYGKKAILEEMEPFMYGGEMIRRVTYEDSSWNDLPWKYEAGTPLIAEGIAFAVAADYLDDLGLKNIRAHEERVTAEAYDRLSRIDGLEIYGPREDEERAGLVSFNLDGVHAHDLSSILNDHGVAIRAGDHCTQPLHQKMDIAASVRASFYLYNTVEELDALVEGIESAKDIFA, from the coding sequence ATGGCTACGGGTGAACAGAGCCCGCTCGACGTCGAGCGGGTTCGCGAGGACTTCCCCATTCTCGACCGGGAGGTCGGGGACGGGGTTCCCCTCGTCTACTTCGACAACGCGGCGACCACGCAGACGCCGAACGAGGTCATCGACACGTTCGGCGACTACTACCGCGGGTACAACGCGAACGTCCACCGCGGCATCCACCAGCTCAGTCAGGAGGCGTCCATCGCGTACGAGGAGGCCCACGACCGACTCGCGGAGTTCGTCGGCGCGAGCGGCGAGCGCGAGGAGATGATTTTCACGAAGAACACGACTGAGGCCGCGAACCTCGTCGCGTACGCGTGGGGGTTGAACGAGCTCGGGGAGGGCGACGAAATCGTCCTCACGGAGATGGAACACCACTCCACCCTCGTCACCTGGCAGCAGATGGCGAAACGCACCGGGGCCGAGGTGAAGTACATCCGCGTCGACCCCGAGGACGGCAGCCTCGACATGGAGCACGCGAAGGAACTCATCGGCCCCGACACCGCGATGGTGTCGGTGGTGCACGTCTCGAACGTCCTCGGCACCGTGAACCCCCTGAGCGAGCTCGCGGACATGGCGCACGAACACGACGCGCTCATCTTCGGGGACGGCGCGCAGGCCGTCCCGAACCGCCCCGTCGATGTCGAAGACCTGGACGTGGACTTCTACGCGTTCAGCGGCCACAAGATGGCCGGCCCCACCGGGGTCGGCGGTCTCTACGGGAAGAAGGCGATTCTGGAGGAGATGGAGCCGTTCATGTACGGCGGCGAGATGATTCGCCGCGTCACCTACGAGGACTCCTCGTGGAACGACCTCCCCTGGAAGTACGAGGCCGGCACGCCCCTCATCGCGGAGGGAATCGCGTTCGCCGTCGCCGCGGACTACCTCGACGACCTCGGCCTGAAGAACATCCGCGCGCACGAAGAACGCGTCACCGCCGAGGCCTACGACCGCCTCAGTCGAATCGACGGCCTCGAAATCTACGGCCCCCGCGAGGACGAGGAGCGCGCCGGACTCGTCTCCTTCAACCTCGACGGCGTGCACGCCCACGACCTCTCCAGCATCCTCAACGACCACGGCGTCGCCATCCGCGCCGGCGACCACTGCACCCAGCCCCTCCACCAGAAGATGGACATCGCCGCGTCCGTCCGCGCGTCCTTCTACCTCTACAACACCGTCGAGGAACTCGACGCGCTCGTCGAGGGAATCGAGTCCGCGAAGGACATCTTCGCCTGA
- a CDS encoding DUF424 domain-containing protein codes for MIVSERQTDQGLLVTVCDTGLIGETFEDGDVSLTVTEEFYGGDEVGEDDVLDSLTRASVANLVGTRTVEFAIDEGFVDETVVLDIADTRHAQVLRL; via the coding sequence ATGATCGTCAGCGAGCGACAGACCGACCAGGGACTCCTCGTCACGGTCTGCGACACGGGCCTCATCGGGGAGACGTTCGAGGACGGCGACGTGTCGCTCACCGTCACCGAAGAGTTCTACGGCGGCGACGAAGTCGGCGAGGACGACGTGCTCGACAGCCTCACCCGCGCGAGCGTCGCGAACCTCGTCGGCACGCGCACCGTCGAGTTCGCCATCGACGAGGGCTTCGTGGACGAGACAGTCGTCCTCGACATCGCGGACACCCGGCACGCCCAAGTCCTCCGGCTCTGA
- a CDS encoding tetratricopeptide repeat protein, with translation MTDREDERHHFSEGQGFDDPYEGFDLDPPELEPDLNEVDPVDSRVVADSLDERNLSTQDVDADDLIDVGLNYMGINRHEQAADAFERAARYADDDETAQEAWVNKGVAHAEMEEWDDAAGAHREAVFIDEDGPFAAEAETNLAYALWEFGDDEEAIYHAERAVRKDDRLPQAWYNLGFMENERGRHEEALECLDNAIRLGFKQADVYQEKSRALDELGREEEAGEVEARADRIRKEQEQRLVDQE, from the coding sequence ATGACTGACCGAGAGGACGAACGCCATCATTTCTCCGAGGGCCAGGGCTTCGACGACCCCTACGAGGGGTTCGACCTCGACCCGCCGGAGCTCGAACCCGACCTGAACGAGGTCGACCCCGTGGACTCCCGCGTCGTCGCTGACAGCCTCGACGAGCGGAACCTCTCCACGCAGGACGTGGACGCGGACGACCTCATCGACGTGGGCCTGAACTACATGGGTATCAACCGCCACGAGCAGGCCGCGGACGCGTTCGAGCGCGCCGCCCGGTACGCGGACGACGACGAGACCGCGCAGGAAGCGTGGGTGAACAAGGGCGTCGCGCACGCCGAGATGGAGGAGTGGGACGACGCTGCGGGCGCGCACCGCGAAGCCGTCTTCATCGACGAGGACGGCCCGTTCGCGGCGGAGGCGGAGACGAACCTCGCGTACGCGCTCTGGGAGTTCGGCGACGACGAGGAAGCCATCTACCACGCCGAGCGCGCGGTTCGGAAGGACGACCGCCTCCCGCAGGCCTGGTACAACCTCGGGTTCATGGAGAACGAGCGCGGCCGCCACGAGGAAGCCCTCGAATGCCTGGATAACGCCATCCGACTCGGATTCAAGCAGGCGGACGTCTATCAGGAGAAGTCTCGCGCGCTCGACGAACTCGGCCGCGAGGAGGAGGCCGGCGAGGTCGAGGCGCGGGCCGACCGCATCCGGAAGGAGCAGGAGCAGCGCCTCGTCGACCAGGAATGA
- the thpR gene encoding RNA 2',3'-cyclic phosphodiesterase, with translation MRLFVSVDLPESLHDAVAAVQGEFADADGLSFTDPAQSHVTVKFLGDVPDGEAGAVADALETAVADAGVEPFDATYGGLGVFPNLDYISVLWLGVEAGTEPFVRLHEAVEQEFVAFGFDPDDHEFTPHVTLARMQHAGGKDRVQELVREWSPTVGTARVSEVRLTKSTLTHEGAEYETVASVSL, from the coding sequence ATGCGGCTGTTCGTCTCCGTCGACCTCCCCGAATCCCTGCACGACGCCGTCGCGGCCGTCCAGGGCGAGTTCGCGGACGCAGACGGGCTCTCCTTCACCGACCCCGCGCAGAGTCACGTGACGGTGAAGTTCCTCGGCGACGTGCCCGACGGCGAGGCCGGGGCGGTCGCGGACGCGCTCGAAACCGCCGTCGCGGACGCGGGCGTGGAGCCGTTCGACGCGACGTACGGCGGGCTCGGCGTGTTCCCGAACCTCGACTACATCAGCGTGCTCTGGCTCGGCGTCGAAGCCGGGACGGAGCCGTTCGTCCGCCTGCACGAGGCCGTAGAGCAGGAGTTCGTCGCGTTCGGGTTCGACCCGGACGACCACGAGTTCACGCCGCACGTCACGCTCGCGCGGATGCAGCACGCCGGCGGGAAAGACCGCGTGCAAGAACTCGTGCGGGAGTGGTCGCCGACGGTCGGGACGGCGCGCGTCTCCGAGGTCAGGCTGACGAAGAGCACGCTCACCCACGAAGGGGCGGAGTACGAGACGGTCGCGTCGGTCTCGCTCTAG
- a CDS encoding DUF7522 family protein translates to MTAPLSDDAASRFVTVARTALGDSLRSLTFFTRTDYEQLYLRDDLEQDADLSSFIGHEWQAFQLTQDTYKGSELGEYQYTVRSFENGFLLRVATERDGVFVTTDGLTVTQFDEAANALESVLEDRRD, encoded by the coding sequence ATGACCGCTCCCCTGTCGGACGACGCAGCGAGCCGATTCGTCACCGTCGCGCGCACCGCGCTCGGCGATAGCCTGCGCTCGCTGACGTTCTTCACGCGCACGGACTACGAACAGCTCTACCTCCGCGACGACCTCGAACAGGACGCCGACCTCTCCTCCTTCATCGGCCACGAGTGGCAGGCGTTCCAGCTCACCCAGGACACGTACAAGGGCTCGGAACTCGGCGAGTACCAGTACACGGTTCGGTCGTTCGAGAACGGCTTCCTCCTCCGCGTCGCCACCGAACGCGACGGCGTTTTCGTCACCACGGACGGCCTCACCGTCACGCAATTCGACGAGGCCGCGAACGCGCTCGAATCCGTGCTCGAAGACCGCCGGGACTAG
- a CDS encoding rubrerythrin family protein: MTPDDVFERVREENDTALSRLGSSKSLYAATGGEMETEDVLRAAADAEYAAYETFQEWADTSDDPASDRYQETADEEADHYDRVTAKLDDHVPSEDVSAMHDRLRALDDPIERAGGYVGRLFATRASKEQYVGFFVGQADPQTAQLFRDLKGDLDDQDVRARDLLDAVCDTAEDYQRAIDAATDTIQAAYDEYTQQLESLGVNPKPVC; this comes from the coding sequence ATGACTCCCGACGACGTGTTCGAGCGGGTTCGCGAGGAGAACGACACCGCGCTCTCCCGGCTCGGCTCATCGAAATCGCTGTACGCCGCCACCGGCGGCGAGATGGAGACCGAGGACGTGCTGCGCGCCGCCGCGGACGCGGAGTACGCCGCCTACGAGACCTTCCAGGAGTGGGCGGACACGAGCGACGACCCCGCGAGCGACCGCTACCAGGAGACCGCAGACGAGGAAGCAGACCACTACGACCGCGTCACCGCCAAACTCGACGACCACGTCCCGAGCGAGGACGTCTCCGCGATGCACGACCGCCTCCGCGCGCTCGACGACCCCATCGAACGCGCTGGCGGATACGTCGGCCGCCTCTTCGCGACCCGCGCATCCAAGGAACAGTACGTCGGGTTCTTCGTCGGGCAAGCCGACCCCCAGACCGCACAACTGTTCCGCGACCTCAAGGGCGACCTCGACGACCAGGACGTCCGCGCCCGCGACCTCCTCGACGCCGTCTGCGACACCGCCGAGGACTACCAGCGCGCCATCGACGCCGCCACCGACACCATCCAAGCCGCCTACGACGAATACACCCAACAACTCGAATCCCTCGGCGTCAACCCTAAACCGGTCTGCTAG
- a CDS encoding sulfurtransferase, giving the protein MAEDDYANDVLVSADWVEEHLDEFESDDPDYRLVEVDVDTESYDDSHAPGAVGFNWETQLQDQVQRDILEKEDFADLLGSHGITENSTVVLYGDNSNWFAAYAYWQFKYYGHEDVKLLDGGRDYWVANDYPTTDEVPEFPEQDYQARGPFDGIRAYRDDVETAIDRGIPLVDVRSPEEYSGEILAPPGLQETAQRGGHIPGAQNVSWAATVNEDGTFKTKDELADLYEDAGVTNDQEVVAYCRIGERSSIAWFALSELLGYDDVTNYDGSWTEWGNLVDAPIEQGE; this is encoded by the coding sequence ATGGCAGAAGACGATTACGCGAACGACGTGCTCGTGAGCGCGGACTGGGTCGAGGAGCACCTCGACGAGTTCGAGTCCGACGACCCCGACTACCGGCTCGTCGAGGTCGACGTTGACACCGAATCCTACGACGACTCCCACGCGCCCGGCGCGGTCGGGTTCAACTGGGAGACCCAACTCCAAGACCAGGTGCAGCGGGACATCCTCGAAAAGGAGGACTTCGCCGACCTCCTCGGCTCCCACGGCATCACCGAGAACTCCACCGTCGTCCTGTACGGCGACAACTCGAACTGGTTCGCCGCGTACGCCTACTGGCAGTTCAAGTACTACGGCCACGAGGACGTGAAACTCCTCGATGGCGGCCGCGACTACTGGGTGGCGAACGACTACCCGACCACGGACGAGGTTCCCGAGTTCCCCGAACAGGACTATCAGGCGCGCGGCCCCTTCGACGGCATCCGCGCCTACCGGGACGACGTGGAGACCGCAATCGACCGCGGCATCCCGCTCGTGGACGTGCGCTCGCCCGAGGAGTACTCCGGCGAGATTCTCGCGCCCCCGGGACTCCAGGAGACCGCGCAGCGCGGCGGCCACATCCCCGGCGCGCAGAACGTCTCGTGGGCCGCGACCGTTAACGAGGACGGCACGTTCAAGACGAAGGACGAACTCGCCGACCTCTACGAGGACGCCGGCGTGACGAACGACCAGGAAGTCGTCGCGTACTGCCGCATCGGCGAACGCTCCAGCATCGCGTGGTTCGCGCTCAGCGAACTCCTCGGCTACGACGACGTCACCAACTACGACGGCTCGTGGACCGAGTGGGGGAACCTCGTCGACGCTCCCATCGAACAGGGCGAATAA
- a CDS encoding sulfurtransferase, which yields MSETDDLVVSASWVAERLDDPGVRVVDVRDAWEYDGIGHVPSAVNVPFDAFRTADGESGMMPPREDWTGLLSDAGVESDTHLVAYDDTHGVFAARFLVTALYHGHPIERLHLLDGDFSSWTRDHEASAEAVSVEPTTYDPEPPETTPFVGADAVAAASEGDAVVVDTREPGEYDEGHIPGAVNLDWKALVDEGTRGIKHPDELEVALGEKGIVPGERVVLYCNTARRISHTFVVLRWLGFADVQFYEGSLTEWRELGRDVAT from the coding sequence ATGAGCGAGACGGACGACCTCGTGGTGTCGGCGTCGTGGGTCGCGGAGCGCCTGGACGACCCGGGCGTGCGCGTGGTGGACGTGCGGGACGCCTGGGAGTACGACGGCATCGGGCACGTCCCGAGCGCGGTGAACGTCCCGTTCGATGCGTTCCGCACGGCGGACGGCGAGTCCGGGATGATGCCGCCGCGCGAGGACTGGACCGGACTGCTCTCGGACGCGGGCGTCGAATCCGACACGCACCTCGTGGCGTACGACGACACGCACGGCGTGTTCGCGGCGCGCTTCCTCGTCACCGCGCTCTACCACGGCCACCCGATAGAGCGCCTGCACCTGCTCGACGGCGACTTCAGTTCGTGGACGCGCGACCACGAGGCATCCGCGGAGGCGGTGTCGGTCGAACCGACGACGTACGACCCCGAGCCGCCGGAGACGACGCCGTTCGTCGGCGCGGACGCCGTGGCGGCGGCGAGCGAGGGCGACGCCGTGGTCGTGGACACGCGCGAACCCGGTGAGTACGACGAGGGCCACATTCCGGGCGCGGTGAACCTCGACTGGAAGGCGCTCGTGGACGAGGGGACGCGCGGCATCAAGCACCCGGACGAACTGGAGGTCGCGCTCGGCGAGAAAGGCATCGTGCCCGGCGAGCGCGTCGTCCTCTACTGCAACACGGCCCGCCGCATCAGTCACACGTTCGTCGTGCTGCGGTGGCTGGGGTTCGCGGACGTGCAGTTCTACGAGGGGAGCCTGACGGAGTGGCGGGAACTCGGGCGGGACGTGGCTACGTAG
- a CDS encoding AI-2E family transporter has translation MPSRRVALTALVAALATLAAAVLFDVLGTVFFALTVTYLLAPLHRRLNDRLPPWPAAAATTVAVTTGVLLALASVTLLLARRADDIVQFIREIPAEFTFVVLDTPVVVDVSTLLAAAREAASAVAVDAATALPTLGLKLTVFAFLVFALLIHHRDVERAVLAAIPHTYHDVTSALAGRARATLYAIYVLQAATGLGTFLIALPVFFALGYGPFPTLALAAGVLQFLPVVGPSIVVLALAGYHLTTGDVTSAVLVVVVAGVLVAWLPDVLIRPRLARETANLPGSLYFVGFVGGLLTLGPVGIIAGPLVAALLAEAIRLLAAEQTRNRTT, from the coding sequence GTGCCGTCCAGACGCGTCGCCCTCACCGCCCTCGTCGCCGCGCTCGCCACCCTCGCCGCCGCCGTCCTCTTCGACGTGCTGGGAACCGTGTTCTTCGCGCTCACCGTCACCTACCTCCTCGCGCCGCTCCACCGCCGCCTCAACGACCGCCTCCCGCCGTGGCCGGCCGCCGCCGCGACCACCGTCGCCGTCACCACCGGCGTCCTGCTCGCGCTCGCCTCCGTCACGCTCCTGCTCGCGCGCCGCGCCGACGACATCGTGCAGTTCATCCGCGAGATACCCGCCGAGTTCACGTTCGTCGTCCTCGACACGCCCGTCGTCGTGGACGTGAGCACGCTCCTCGCCGCCGCCCGCGAGGCCGCGAGCGCCGTCGCCGTGGACGCCGCCACCGCCCTCCCCACGCTCGGCCTCAAACTCACCGTGTTCGCCTTCCTCGTCTTCGCGCTCCTCATCCACCACCGGGACGTGGAACGCGCCGTCCTCGCCGCCATCCCCCACACCTACCACGACGTGACGAGCGCGCTCGCCGGCCGCGCCCGCGCCACCCTCTACGCCATCTACGTCCTCCAGGCCGCCACCGGCCTCGGAACGTTCCTCATCGCCCTCCCCGTCTTCTTCGCGCTCGGGTACGGGCCGTTCCCGACGCTCGCGCTCGCCGCCGGCGTCCTCCAGTTCCTCCCCGTCGTCGGCCCCAGCATCGTCGTCCTCGCGCTCGCCGGCTACCACCTCACCACGGGCGACGTGACGAGCGCCGTCCTCGTCGTCGTCGTCGCCGGCGTGCTGGTCGCGTGGCTCCCGGACGTGCTCATCCGGCCGCGCCTCGCCCGCGAGACCGCGAACCTGCCGGGAAGCCTCTACTTCGTCGGGTTCGTCGGCGGCCTCCTCACGCTCGGCCCCGTCGGCATCATCGCCGGACCGCTCGTCGCCGCGCTCCTCGCGGAAGCCATCCGCCTCCTCGCCGCAGAACAGACCCGGAACCGCACTACGTAG